In Nitrospira sp., a single genomic region encodes these proteins:
- a CDS encoding glycosyltransferase family 4 protein — protein sequence MKVVLLAEVSAERVIGGAERVLRQQAVGLVAAGHQVDLLTRAADEAVSMEVAIGGAKEWRFPVSRKNEWSFVRSTVQGAMQLFDRLTRKVPYDLAIIHQALSGLGPLYLRRSAAAEWLYVCHSLAHEEYLTRAVAATSPWSKLRRHVNVLARRGIEWLVMWRCHRIVVLSEFMRQRVMATHGIAPERIVLVPGAADPAVFRPVGTRRELRRTLGLPEDRTILFTVRNLVPRMGLEMLLEAVASLEHAGQRCLLVIGGEGPLRARLEAGIRERRLEQIVRLVGFIPEEQLVSYYQAADLVLMPTAQLEGFGLVTVEALACGTPVVGTPVGAIPEVLRQIDPILISNGTDSRSYADALGRVLSRIEEPVERERLSRKGRSLVESRYNWVQHCADLIRLSAQPASERKAA from the coding sequence GTGAAGGTTGTGCTTTTAGCGGAAGTCTCGGCCGAACGGGTCATCGGCGGAGCGGAGCGGGTTTTGCGGCAGCAGGCTGTCGGTCTTGTCGCAGCGGGGCATCAGGTGGATCTCCTTACGCGGGCCGCGGATGAGGCTGTGTCGATGGAGGTCGCGATCGGCGGCGCGAAGGAGTGGCGGTTTCCTGTATCGAGGAAGAATGAGTGGAGCTTTGTGCGATCGACTGTACAGGGGGCGATGCAGTTGTTCGATCGTCTGACCCGGAAAGTTCCCTATGACCTGGCGATTATCCATCAAGCCCTCTCGGGGCTTGGTCCTCTCTATCTCAGGCGGAGTGCGGCGGCCGAGTGGCTCTATGTCTGCCATTCTCTGGCACACGAGGAGTATCTCACGCGCGCCGTGGCAGCCACCTCGCCGTGGTCGAAACTGCGTCGCCATGTGAATGTCCTGGCGCGCCGAGGTATCGAGTGGTTGGTGATGTGGCGGTGTCATCGGATTGTCGTCCTGAGTGAGTTCATGCGGCAGCGGGTGATGGCGACGCATGGGATCGCGCCCGAGCGGATAGTCCTGGTGCCGGGAGCGGCGGATCCTGCCGTCTTTCGTCCGGTTGGCACTCGACGAGAGCTGCGCCGAACGTTGGGGTTGCCGGAGGATCGGACGATTCTCTTCACTGTCCGCAATCTGGTTCCGCGGATGGGGTTGGAGATGCTGCTGGAAGCCGTCGCTTCCCTGGAGCACGCCGGTCAGCGCTGTCTGTTGGTGATCGGAGGCGAAGGACCGCTCAGGGCCCGTTTGGAGGCCGGTATCAGGGAGCGACGATTGGAGCAGATCGTTCGGCTGGTCGGGTTTATTCCGGAGGAGCAGTTAGTGTCGTATTACCAGGCCGCCGATCTGGTTTTGATGCCGACCGCTCAACTCGAAGGGTTCGGGCTGGTGACGGTGGAAGCGCTGGCCTGTGGCACGCCGGTCGTGGGCACGCCGGTCGGCGCGATTCCCGAAGTGTTGCGGCAGATCGACCCCATTTTGATTTCAAACGGGACGGATAGTCGTTCCTATGCCGACGCGCTGGGGCGAGTCCTCAGCCGTATTGAGGAGCCAGTAGAGCGGGAGCGGTTGTCGAGGAAAGGGCGCAGTCTGGTGGAGTCCCGGTACAACTGGGTGCAGCATTGTGCGGATCTGATCCGGCTTTCAGCACAACCGGCGTCGGAACGAAAGGCGGCCTAA